From Haloglomus litoreum, the proteins below share one genomic window:
- a CDS encoding hybrid sensor histidine kinase/response regulator, with translation MTDDTPRVLYVDDGPAMRELVSRGFERRPGVTSWAALDGAMALAAVEATRFDCVVASHDLPEMSGLDLLDEIRATHTELPFVLFAADGDEQLAAEALGRGATDYLRRSGANPVPLVVDRATDYATEHFERAALERVRERYEIVGRTVSDVVWEWDLETGAVRWGAGVEAALGFDRSGSYDRSWWLERVHPEDREALRAACRPVREGDEQGFECRYRLRRADGSYAHVVDAGEGVGDGEPGRLVGALRDETERIERAAALERRNEQLDQFATVVSHDLRNPLGVVRGRIQLARETGDLDHLADAVDATDRMGELIDDLLALAREGRTVEEPEPVALGPIARTAWASIPDREAVDATLEVETDVGERLLADPDRLRQLLENLFANAVEHGSRGVDSEGRQDADGPALTVRIGWLPDGDGFYVADDGPGIPPDRRDEVFDLGDTDGGTGVGLAIVEEVATAHGWELEVVESDEGGARFEVRGVTPGGEDGADGAAS, from the coding sequence GTGACCGACGACACGCCGCGGGTGCTGTACGTCGACGACGGTCCTGCGATGCGCGAACTCGTGAGCCGTGGCTTCGAGCGGCGCCCCGGCGTGACCAGTTGGGCTGCGCTGGACGGGGCGATGGCGCTGGCGGCGGTCGAGGCGACGCGGTTCGACTGCGTCGTCGCGAGCCACGACCTGCCCGAGATGAGCGGCCTGGACCTGCTCGACGAGATCCGTGCGACGCACACGGAGCTCCCGTTCGTCCTGTTCGCCGCCGACGGCGACGAGCAACTGGCCGCCGAGGCGCTCGGGCGTGGCGCCACCGACTACCTCCGCCGGAGCGGTGCCAACCCCGTCCCGCTGGTGGTCGACCGGGCGACCGACTACGCCACCGAGCACTTCGAGCGGGCGGCGCTGGAGCGGGTCCGCGAGCGCTACGAGATCGTCGGGCGCACCGTCTCGGACGTCGTCTGGGAGTGGGACCTCGAGACGGGTGCCGTCCGGTGGGGTGCCGGGGTCGAGGCCGCCCTGGGCTTCGACCGCAGCGGCTCCTACGACCGTTCCTGGTGGCTCGAGCGCGTCCACCCGGAGGACCGCGAGGCCCTGCGGGCGGCCTGCCGGCCGGTCCGGGAGGGTGACGAGCAGGGCTTCGAGTGCCGTTACCGCCTCCGGCGCGCGGACGGCTCCTACGCACACGTCGTGGACGCCGGCGAGGGCGTCGGCGACGGCGAGCCCGGTCGGCTGGTCGGGGCGCTCCGGGACGAGACCGAGCGGATCGAGCGCGCGGCGGCGCTGGAGCGTCGCAACGAGCAACTCGACCAGTTCGCCACGGTCGTCAGCCACGACCTCCGGAACCCGCTCGGCGTCGTCCGCGGGCGCATCCAGCTCGCCCGCGAGACGGGCGACCTCGACCACCTGGCGGACGCCGTCGACGCCACCGACCGCATGGGGGAGCTCATCGACGATCTCCTCGCGCTGGCCCGCGAGGGGCGGACCGTCGAGGAGCCCGAGCCGGTCGCGCTCGGGCCCATCGCCCGGACGGCCTGGGCCTCCATCCCGGACCGCGAGGCCGTCGACGCCACACTCGAGGTCGAGACCGATGTCGGGGAGCGACTGCTGGCCGACCCCGACCGGCTCCGACAGCTCCTGGAGAACCTGTTCGCGAACGCGGTCGAACACGGATCGAGGGGCGTCGACTCGGAGGGCCGACAGGACGCCGACGGACCCGCCCTCACCGTCCGAATCGGCTGGCTCCCGGACGGTGACGGCTTCTACGTGGCCGACGACGGCCCCGGTATCCCACCCGACCGACGCGACGAGGTGTTCGACCTCGGCGACACCGACGGCGGCACCGGGGTCGGGCTGGCCATCGTCGAGGAGGTGGCCACGGCCCACGGCTGGGAGCTCGAGGTCGTCGAGAGCGACGAGGGGGGCGCGCGCTTCGAGGTCCGGGGAGTCACCCCCGGCGGCGAGGACGGCGCGGACGGGGCGGCTTCTTGA
- a CDS encoding aminotransferase class V-fold PLP-dependent enzyme: MDPADVAADIDLDDIAYLNWGASGPSPDRVLAAARDEQRRHERHAHSTADPYEYAAEQFAATRESVAGLLDTASERIALTDSTADGISRVANAIDWADGDTVVRTDMDHPAGTLPWGRRQDDGLVVHELDCPGGHLDFDALRDAAQGSKLVVLNAISWLHGTHLDISRAVDIAHDAGALVLVDAVQSPGQAPLPVETWGADFVAAAGHKWLAGVWGAGFLYVRDPERWRPRHFGYYAAFDYDDARVDYMPGAQRFEVGTNSLAPYAALREAIDIHHEVGLDVIRERQRGLVERLQDAVGERRISPREPESGLVTFAVDDDEAFVERAREAGVVVRSVPRDGWVRASVHAFNTEDDVERLGELL, translated from the coding sequence ATGGACCCCGCCGACGTCGCCGCCGATATCGACCTCGACGACATCGCGTACCTGAACTGGGGCGCCAGCGGGCCCTCGCCCGACCGGGTGCTCGCCGCTGCCCGCGACGAGCAGCGTCGCCACGAGCGCCACGCCCACTCGACGGCGGACCCCTACGAGTACGCCGCCGAGCAGTTCGCCGCGACCCGAGAGTCGGTCGCGGGCCTGCTCGACACGGCGTCCGAGCGCATCGCGCTCACGGATTCGACCGCCGACGGCATCTCGCGGGTGGCGAACGCCATCGACTGGGCCGACGGCGACACCGTCGTCCGGACGGACATGGACCACCCGGCGGGGACCCTCCCCTGGGGGCGCCGCCAGGACGACGGGCTCGTCGTCCACGAGCTCGACTGTCCCGGTGGTCACCTCGACTTCGACGCGCTCCGCGACGCCGCCCAGGGGTCGAAACTGGTCGTCCTGAATGCCATCTCCTGGCTCCACGGCACCCATCTCGACATCTCGCGTGCGGTCGACATCGCACACGACGCCGGGGCCCTCGTGCTGGTCGACGCCGTCCAGTCCCCGGGGCAGGCGCCGCTCCCGGTCGAGACGTGGGGGGCCGACTTCGTCGCCGCGGCCGGCCACAAGTGGCTCGCGGGCGTCTGGGGCGCGGGGTTCCTCTACGTCCGGGACCCGGAGCGGTGGCGGCCGCGCCACTTCGGCTACTACGCCGCCTTCGACTACGACGATGCCCGCGTCGACTACATGCCCGGCGCCCAGCGCTTCGAGGTCGGCACCAACTCGCTCGCACCCTACGCTGCGCTCCGCGAGGCCATCGACATCCACCACGAGGTCGGCCTCGACGTGATCCGCGAGCGCCAGCGCGGGCTGGTCGAACGCCTGCAGGACGCGGTGGGCGAGCGCCGCATCTCGCCCCGGGAGCCCGAATCCGGGCTCGTGACGTTCGCGGTCGACGACGACGAGGCGTTCGTCGAGCGCGCCCGCGAGGCCGGCGTCGTCGTCCGCTCGGTCCCCCGCGACGGCTGGGTCCGGGCCTCCGTCCACGCGTTCAACACCGAGGACGACGTCGAGCGGCTGGGCGAACTGCTCTGA
- a CDS encoding alpha/beta fold hydrolase: MPTATTDDGTTLRYAVAGEGEDPPVALVNDAGFGAWAWGWQHEPLAGRRRVVTFDHRGTGDSGTDGAVDIDTLAGDLSAVLAAADAKPAHLVGFGLGGAVALRYARDRGIRSLVLVGTCAGSDVDVDGLARCYPDGADEAAVRATLPALFSDAFRDADPSLLERVVDWRRAEDAPPRVRSAQVDAWLGFTPEPLYELTEPAFVLRGTDDPAVDRPTAEALAEDLPRGRFEAIAGRRLAHVESSRPVNDALTAFFDEVDDDG, translated from the coding sequence GTGCCGACCGCAACCACCGACGACGGGACGACGCTGCGCTACGCCGTGGCTGGCGAGGGCGAGGACCCGCCGGTGGCGCTCGTCAACGACGCCGGCTTCGGGGCGTGGGCCTGGGGCTGGCAGCACGAGCCGCTGGCGGGCCGCCGTCGCGTCGTCACCTTCGACCACCGCGGCACCGGCGACTCCGGGACCGACGGGGCCGTCGACATCGACACGCTTGCGGGCGACCTGAGCGCGGTGCTCGCGGCCGCCGACGCCAAGCCCGCCCACCTCGTCGGCTTCGGGCTGGGGGGCGCGGTGGCGCTTCGCTACGCCCGCGACCGGGGCATCCGCTCGCTCGTGCTCGTGGGGACCTGCGCGGGCAGCGATGTCGACGTGGACGGCCTGGCGCGGTGCTACCCGGACGGCGCCGACGAGGCCGCCGTGCGCGCGACCCTTCCGGCCCTGTTCTCCGACGCCTTCCGCGACGCCGACCCCTCGCTCCTGGAGCGGGTCGTCGACTGGCGCCGCGCCGAGGACGCCCCACCCCGGGTCCGCTCGGCACAGGTCGACGCCTGGCTCGGCTTCACCCCCGAGCCCCTGTACGAGCTGACCGAGCCCGCGTTCGTTCTCCGCGGAACCGACGACCCCGCCGTCGACCGGCCCACGGCCGAGGCGCTGGCGGAGGACCTGCCGCGCGGCCGGTTCGAGGCCATCGCCGGCCGCCGGCTCGCCCACGTCGAGTCCTCACGACCCGTCAACGACGCGCTGACCGCCTTCTTCGACGAGGTGGACGATGACGGGTGA
- a CDS encoding NUDIX hydrolase produces MTGDDPGTGEGTDGGRSPYEPEPPHPPGDDADADDGPPHVARLDLDAVTAHRAREVSGVERAEWAGVLVPVIEREDGHHLLFTERAADMRNHAGEMSFPGGGYEADDGDLETTALREAREEVGLEPMTADVVGPLDDLPGPYGHVVRPFVARVPDRTYDPDEREVAAVVVISVSDLTSPGVYESETRSHPDRGTARLPFFRVDGHVVWGLTGFIVRTLLDLTTDWDPPDRGERLGPRPDEGHDVPAGWPEKDR; encoded by the coding sequence ATGACGGGTGACGACCCCGGGACGGGCGAGGGGACCGACGGCGGCCGGAGTCCGTACGAACCGGAGCCGCCCCACCCGCCCGGCGACGATGCCGACGCCGACGACGGCCCGCCCCACGTCGCTCGCCTCGACCTCGACGCGGTCACCGCCCACCGGGCCCGCGAGGTGAGCGGCGTCGAGCGCGCGGAGTGGGCCGGCGTCCTCGTCCCGGTCATCGAGCGCGAGGACGGCCACCACCTCCTGTTCACGGAGCGCGCGGCCGACATGCGCAACCACGCCGGCGAGATGAGCTTCCCCGGCGGCGGCTACGAGGCCGACGACGGCGACCTGGAGACGACCGCGCTGCGGGAGGCCCGCGAGGAGGTCGGCCTCGAACCGATGACCGCCGACGTCGTCGGCCCGCTGGACGACCTGCCGGGGCCCTACGGCCACGTCGTCCGGCCGTTCGTCGCGCGGGTCCCCGACCGGACCTACGACCCCGACGAGCGGGAGGTCGCCGCCGTCGTTGTCATCTCGGTGTCGGACCTGACCTCGCCGGGCGTCTACGAGAGCGAGACCCGCTCGCACCCGGACCGCGGCACCGCGCGCCTCCCCTTCTTCCGTGTCGACGGGCACGTCGTCTGGGGGCTGACGGGGTTCATCGTCCGGACGCTGCTGGACCTGACGACCGACTGGGACCCGCCGGACCGGGGCGAACGGCTGGGGCCGCGGCCGGACGAGGGCCACGACGTGCCCGCCGGTTGGCCCGAAAAAGACAGATAA